A window of the Candidatus Neomarinimicrobiota bacterium genome harbors these coding sequences:
- a CDS encoding homocysteine S-methyltransferase family protein: MNFTDYLQSNCPILLDGAMGTLLDSRGYDLPAPVWSAKILEEEPEAITNIHREYLDAGAQLLTTATFRTTEYVYQQVGTPKIAKDLNSRAVQCARDAIGDQENRFVAGSIAPIEDCYRPDMVPERETLYSEHRKQAEWLVDAGVDCLLFETMNSIGEAAVCGRIGEELGTPTFISYTANSVDTILSGEPVRDAMESAAQFNSLGVLINCTRPEITAAILSQYSGTVDMPLGGYANLGLSNPEQGGTISGTLAPEEYAKIVSRWPIDNLALVGACCGSTPEHIRALADLFS, from the coding sequence ATGAACTTCACTGATTACCTCCAATCGAACTGCCCAATCCTGCTGGATGGCGCCATGGGAACGCTACTGGATTCCCGCGGATACGATCTCCCGGCACCGGTCTGGTCGGCAAAGATATTGGAGGAAGAGCCAGAGGCCATAACCAATATCCACCGGGAGTATCTGGACGCGGGAGCGCAGCTCCTGACGACGGCGACATTTCGCACTACGGAGTACGTGTATCAACAGGTGGGTACACCGAAAATTGCCAAGGATTTGAATAGTCGGGCTGTCCAATGTGCCAGAGATGCCATTGGCGATCAGGAGAATCGGTTTGTCGCCGGATCAATTGCTCCAATTGAGGACTGCTACCGTCCCGATATGGTGCCGGAGAGGGAAACGTTGTATTCAGAGCATCGTAAGCAGGCGGAGTGGCTTGTGGATGCTGGCGTGGACTGCCTGCTGTTTGAAACCATGAACAGTATCGGAGAGGCAGCGGTTTGCGGTCGGATTGGGGAAGAATTAGGCACGCCAACTTTTATCTCTTACACCGCAAATTCTGTTGATACCATCCTCAGCGGGGAACCGGTGAGGGATGCCATGGAATCGGCGGCACAATTCAATTCACTGGGAGTGCTTATTAACTGCACCCGTCCGGAGATTACGGCCGCTATCCTCAGTCAATATTCGGGAACTGTCGATATGCCATTGGGTGGATACGCCAATTTGGGACTCTCGAATCCGGAGCAGGGCGGGACGATTTCCGGGACGCTCGCACCCGAAGAATACGCAAAAATCGTTTCCCGTTGGCCTATCGATAACCTGGCATTAGTTGGTGCCTGCTGCGGTTCGACGCCGGAGCATATTCGGGCATTGGCCGACTTGTTCAGTTGA